The proteins below are encoded in one region of Lujinxingia sediminis:
- the glyS gene encoding glycine--tRNA ligase subunit beta, with the protein MEFIFEIGCEELPARFVPAALDQLRDLFTEAAADARLTHGAIRTMGTPRRLTLLIDELSEAQADLSEERTGPPLKAAYRDGQPTKAAEGFARGQGVTLEDLYTVETDKGEYIAAKVFEKGQPATEILPTLLEGILAKLNFPKSMRWADLSLSFARPVRWIVAVAGGELVKMSFAGVQSQTQTYGHRFAAPGAIDVASISGYLNDLRAADVEPDPAARKATIEVALKEHAEAIGARVIDDPELVEEVTYLVEKPFAVTLPFSEAYLELPPEVLISSMRSHQRYFALENPDGSGLMAACVIIYNTPVRDPELVAKGNLRVLKARLDDARFFWDRDLKTPLADRVAELERVVWLAKIGTMKERTERIGELAGRVGKTLGLEGQSLDDAARAGLLSKADLVTQLVFEFTDLQGVMGRAYALKSGENEAVAQAIYDQYLPKGADEELPGSEVGASVAIAEKLDAIVGCFGIGLVPSSNADPYGLRRAALGVIRILDAAGFHVTLDQLIDQAIATYQAKNPGVLNDDTASLAGAVKAFLVTRLDYLLRDAAPTDVVNAVLAAGVTDIPSVRGRVKALASLRDQADFEPLAIGFKRVVNILAKQAAELDEAPPTNPELFEEDAEKALFDAFSTTRQTVEAALATSDWQKACDALIGLKSPVDRFFDDVMVMTDDTALRQNRLALLSGLRDLFFGVADISKIQA; encoded by the coding sequence ATGGAATTTATCTTTGAAATCGGCTGCGAAGAGCTGCCCGCCCGCTTCGTTCCGGCGGCCCTCGACCAGCTGCGCGATCTCTTTACCGAAGCCGCCGCAGACGCGCGCCTCACCCACGGGGCCATCCGCACCATGGGCACCCCGCGCCGTCTTACGCTCCTGATCGACGAGCTCTCCGAGGCTCAGGCCGACTTGAGCGAAGAGCGCACCGGCCCCCCCCTCAAAGCCGCCTACCGCGACGGCCAGCCCACCAAAGCCGCCGAAGGTTTTGCCCGCGGCCAGGGCGTCACCCTCGAAGACCTCTACACCGTCGAGACCGACAAGGGCGAATACATCGCCGCCAAAGTCTTCGAGAAAGGACAGCCCGCCACAGAGATTCTGCCCACGCTCCTCGAAGGCATCCTGGCAAAGCTGAACTTCCCCAAATCCATGCGCTGGGCCGACCTCTCGCTCAGCTTCGCTCGCCCCGTGCGCTGGATCGTGGCCGTGGCCGGCGGTGAGCTCGTCAAGATGAGCTTTGCCGGTGTGCAGAGCCAGACCCAGACCTACGGTCACCGCTTCGCCGCCCCGGGTGCCATCGACGTCGCGTCGATCTCCGGCTACCTCAACGACCTGCGCGCGGCGGACGTCGAGCCCGACCCCGCCGCCCGAAAAGCCACCATCGAGGTCGCGCTCAAAGAGCACGCCGAGGCGATCGGCGCCCGCGTCATCGACGACCCGGAGCTCGTCGAGGAGGTCACCTACCTCGTCGAAAAACCCTTCGCCGTCACCCTGCCCTTCAGCGAAGCCTACCTGGAGCTCCCGCCCGAGGTGCTCATCAGCTCGATGCGCTCCCACCAGCGCTACTTCGCGCTGGAAAACCCCGACGGCTCGGGCCTGATGGCCGCCTGCGTCATCATCTACAACACCCCTGTGCGCGACCCCGAGCTCGTCGCAAAGGGCAACCTGCGCGTCCTTAAGGCGCGCCTCGACGACGCCCGCTTCTTCTGGGATCGCGACCTCAAGACCCCTCTTGCCGATCGCGTCGCCGAGCTGGAGCGCGTGGTCTGGCTCGCCAAGATCGGCACCATGAAAGAGCGCACCGAACGCATCGGTGAGCTGGCCGGGCGCGTGGGCAAAACCCTGGGGCTGGAGGGCCAGTCGCTCGACGATGCGGCGCGCGCAGGCCTCCTCTCCAAGGCCGACCTCGTCACCCAGCTCGTCTTCGAGTTCACCGACCTCCAGGGCGTGATGGGACGCGCCTACGCCCTTAAATCCGGCGAAAACGAGGCCGTTGCGCAGGCCATCTACGACCAATATTTGCCGAAAGGCGCCGACGAAGAGCTCCCCGGCTCCGAGGTGGGCGCATCCGTCGCCATCGCCGAGAAACTCGACGCCATCGTCGGCTGCTTCGGCATCGGCCTTGTTCCCTCCTCCAACGCCGACCCCTACGGCCTGCGCCGCGCCGCGCTCGGCGTCATCCGCATCCTCGACGCCGCCGGCTTTCATGTCACCCTCGACCAGCTCATCGACCAGGCCATCGCCACCTACCAGGCCAAAAACCCCGGCGTCCTTAACGACGACACCGCCAGCCTCGCCGGCGCTGTCAAAGCCTTCCTCGTCACTCGCCTCGACTATCTTTTGCGCGACGCCGCCCCCACCGATGTGGTCAACGCCGTGCTCGCCGCCGGCGTCACCGACATCCCCTCGGTCCGCGGCCGCGTCAAAGCCCTGGCCAGCCTCCGCGACCAGGCCGACTTCGAGCCCCTGGCCATCGGCTTCAAACGCGTCGTCAACATCCTGGCCAAGCAGGCCGCCGAGCTCGACGAGGCCCCCCCGACCAACCCCGAGCTCTTTGAAGAAGACGCCGAAAAAGCCCTCTTCGACGCCTTCAGCACCACCCGCCAGACCGTCGAGGCCGCCCTGGCCACAAGCGACTGGCAAAAAGCCTGCGACGCCCTCATCGGCCTCAAATCCCCCGTCGACCGCTTCTTCGACGACGTCATGGTCATGACCGATGACACCGCCCTTCGCCAGAACCGACTCGCCCTCTTGAGCGGCCTGCGCGACCTCTTCTTCGGCGTCGCCGATATCTCGAAGATTCAGGCATAA
- the glyQ gene encoding glycine--tRNA ligase subunit alpha, with the protein MSAATFQDLILTLQNFWAEQGCIVAQPWDVEKGAGTYNAHTFLRALGPEPWKVAYVEPCRRPTDGRYGENPNRLGSYFQFQVLLKPGPDNVLDLYFDSLRAIGVDPLEHDLRLVEDDWEQPTLGAWGLGWEVWIDGMEATQFTYFQQVGGIELSPIPAEITYGLERIAMFLQGVDSVYDLKWTEDVSYGQIRHQEEVEFSHFNFEEADTELHFRWFDEFEAQAKVLIEKALVQPAYDYIMKASHTFNVLDARGAISVTERQKYIGRIRNLARGIARAHLDKREELGFPLLKG; encoded by the coding sequence ATGAGCGCAGCGACTTTTCAGGATCTCATCCTCACCCTTCAAAACTTCTGGGCCGAGCAGGGCTGCATCGTCGCCCAGCCCTGGGATGTGGAGAAGGGTGCCGGCACCTACAACGCCCACACCTTTCTGCGCGCCTTAGGCCCGGAGCCCTGGAAGGTAGCCTACGTCGAGCCCTGCCGCCGCCCCACCGACGGTCGCTACGGCGAAAACCCCAACCGCCTGGGAAGCTACTTTCAGTTTCAGGTCCTCTTGAAGCCGGGTCCCGACAACGTGCTCGACCTCTACTTCGACAGCCTGCGCGCCATCGGCGTCGACCCGCTGGAGCACGACCTGCGCCTGGTCGAAGACGACTGGGAGCAGCCCACGCTCGGCGCCTGGGGCTTAGGCTGGGAGGTCTGGATCGACGGTATGGAAGCCACCCAGTTCACCTACTTCCAGCAGGTCGGCGGCATCGAGCTCAGCCCCATCCCCGCCGAGATCACCTACGGTCTGGAGCGCATCGCCATGTTTTTGCAGGGCGTCGACAGCGTCTACGACCTTAAATGGACCGAAGACGTCAGCTACGGCCAGATCCGCCACCAGGAAGAGGTGGAGTTCAGCCACTTCAACTTCGAAGAGGCCGACACCGAGCTGCATTTCCGCTGGTTCGATGAGTTCGAGGCTCAGGCCAAAGTGCTCATCGAGAAGGCGCTCGTGCAGCCGGCCTACGACTACATCATGAAGGCCAGCCACACCTTCAACGTGCTCGACGCCCGCGGCGCCATCAGCGTCACCGAGCGCCAGAAGTACATCGGTCGCATCCGCAACCTGGCCCGCGGTATCGCCCGCGCCCACCTCGACAAGCGCGAGGAGCTCGGCTTCCCGCTTTTGAAGGGCTAA
- a CDS encoding aspartate-semialdehyde dehydrogenase codes for MKKPNVALVGSTGAVGREMLAILEARNFPVGELRLMASARSAGASVQVMGRTIVIEDLDTADFEGVDIVLSSAGGAVSKAFAPRAVQAGAVVIDNTSAFRMDPDVPLVVPEVNPEAIAQHKGIIANPNCSTIQLVCVLEPLHKAAGLKRVVVSTYQSASGAGQQGVDELLAGARSYLSGEQESEPATFAHPLAFEALPQIDVFMDDGFTREEEKMMRETRKIMGLEGVEIAATCVRVPVVRGHGESVTVDLEQALGVEEVRELWEKTAGVSVLDDPSKSAYPLARKAAGTDPCWVGRLRQDRDRPNTLHFWVVADNLRKGAALNAVQIAEALIAQ; via the coding sequence ATGAAAAAACCAAACGTGGCCCTGGTGGGGTCAACCGGTGCGGTGGGCCGTGAGATGCTGGCGATTCTGGAGGCGCGAAACTTTCCGGTGGGCGAGCTGCGCCTGATGGCCTCAGCGCGCTCGGCGGGCGCGAGTGTGCAGGTGATGGGCCGAACGATCGTCATCGAAGATCTGGATACGGCCGACTTTGAGGGCGTCGACATCGTGCTCAGCTCGGCGGGCGGCGCGGTGAGCAAGGCCTTTGCGCCGCGGGCGGTCCAGGCCGGCGCGGTGGTCATCGACAATACCAGCGCGTTTCGTATGGACCCCGATGTGCCGCTGGTGGTGCCGGAGGTCAACCCTGAAGCCATCGCGCAGCATAAGGGGATTATCGCCAACCCCAACTGCTCGACGATTCAGCTGGTCTGTGTGTTGGAGCCTCTGCATAAGGCCGCAGGGCTCAAACGCGTGGTCGTGAGCACCTACCAGTCGGCCTCCGGTGCTGGCCAACAAGGCGTCGATGAGTTGCTCGCCGGAGCACGTTCGTATCTGAGCGGGGAACAAGAATCGGAGCCGGCGACGTTTGCGCATCCACTGGCGTTTGAGGCATTGCCGCAGATCGACGTGTTTATGGACGACGGCTTCACCCGTGAAGAAGAGAAGATGATGCGCGAGACGCGCAAAATCATGGGGCTTGAGGGCGTGGAGATCGCCGCGACCTGTGTGCGCGTGCCGGTGGTACGTGGTCACGGGGAGTCGGTGACGGTCGATCTGGAGCAGGCGTTGGGCGTGGAGGAGGTTCGCGAGCTCTGGGAGAAGACGGCGGGCGTTTCTGTGCTCGATGATCCCTCGAAGAGCGCGTATCCGCTGGCCCGAAAGGCCGCCGGCACCGACCCCTGCTGGGTGGGCCGACTTCGCCAGGACCGTGACCGCCCCAACACGCTGCACTTCTGGGTGGTGGCCGACAATTTGCGAAAGGGCGCGGCGCTCAACGCCGTGCAGATCGCCGAGGCGCTCATCGCGCAGTAG
- a CDS encoding MYXO-CTERM sorting domain-containing protein translates to MMNSKKWALALLGAGALGATPVAEAEARTPRRSPLVQDTQAATLGTALISDDGATITAGIKVCSKQIEENSQVKFSFTTTYANDDAVLGDAEQFFEGPYTYELEREANNAINCREDENPDCQTLSEDALTIADGVAEVEVALRDLVGFSNAELCETEGTDMEHFVQLHILPNTTTVATEADYTEGRVIMDLIRPDAPIPDEGVSTASKMQLTVQVAEAEDVSGYFALISTERFEGGQLPSEMGREDELVPINLNMTTGVGQFGVDLEEGTKVYVAVASRDEAKNYSVLSEPLEVDVVPTEDFWDYYVGAGGSETGGYGCTSTGGSSTSLWTLLVATMVLGVGRRRFTR, encoded by the coding sequence ATGATGAATTCGAAGAAATGGGCCCTGGCCCTGTTGGGGGCCGGGGCGTTGGGGGCGACACCTGTTGCCGAGGCCGAGGCACGTACTCCGCGCCGGTCTCCGCTGGTGCAAGACACGCAGGCGGCGACGCTGGGGACTGCGCTCATCAGCGACGACGGCGCCACCATCACGGCGGGCATCAAGGTCTGTAGCAAGCAGATCGAAGAGAATTCTCAGGTGAAGTTCTCCTTCACGACGACCTACGCCAACGACGATGCCGTGCTGGGTGACGCGGAACAGTTTTTTGAAGGGCCCTATACCTACGAGTTGGAGCGGGAGGCGAACAACGCGATCAACTGCCGTGAAGACGAAAACCCTGACTGCCAGACGCTCAGCGAGGATGCGCTGACGATTGCCGATGGGGTGGCAGAGGTGGAGGTGGCTCTGCGTGACCTGGTGGGGTTTAGCAACGCGGAGCTCTGCGAGACCGAAGGCACCGATATGGAGCATTTTGTGCAGCTGCATATCCTGCCCAACACCACCACCGTGGCGACGGAGGCCGATTATACCGAGGGGCGCGTCATCATGGACCTGATCCGCCCGGACGCTCCGATTCCGGATGAGGGGGTGAGCACGGCCTCGAAGATGCAACTGACGGTGCAGGTGGCGGAAGCCGAAGACGTCAGCGGTTACTTCGCGTTGATCAGCACTGAGCGTTTTGAAGGAGGCCAGCTTCCCTCGGAGATGGGCAGGGAGGATGAGCTTGTTCCGATCAACCTCAATATGACCACCGGTGTGGGGCAGTTTGGCGTTGATCTTGAAGAAGGCACGAAGGTTTATGTGGCCGTCGCGTCTCGTGATGAGGCGAAAAATTATAGCGTACTCTCCGAGCCCCTGGAGGTTGATGTGGTGCCTACCGAAGACTTCTGGGACTACTATGTCGGTGCGGGCGGCAGTGAGACCGGCGGTTACGGGTGCACCAGCACGGGTGGAAGCTCCACCAGCCTGTGGACGCTCCTTGTGGCAACGATGGTGCTGGGTGTGGGGCGACGTCGTTTTACGCGGTGA
- a CDS encoding MXAN_2562 family outer membrane beta-barrel protein encodes MNYPNRARRAAGPLVSASVVMMAATLWAASASAQSPIHGFFEFKGGAYRPLVDQEFGEGGGPFEGFFGGDSMFLGEVQYDHHLWDGFGKLGLAFNAGYGSVSGRVRMPDGSEVELADEARFRVIPLRAGLVYRYDYSALHHNIPLVPKLKAGLDYHLWRVVGADGETAGTDAQRASGGKFGWHVTAGLNFHLDFIDKGSAAAFDMSWGINNSYLFAEYTWANVDNFGGEGIDLSARHFAFGLAFEY; translated from the coding sequence ATGAACTACCCCAACCGAGCTCGCCGCGCTGCCGGCCCGCTCGTCAGTGCCAGTGTTGTGATGATGGCCGCCACGCTGTGGGCGGCCTCGGCCAGCGCCCAGTCGCCGATCCATGGTTTTTTTGAGTTTAAGGGCGGCGCGTATCGCCCCCTGGTCGATCAGGAGTTCGGCGAGGGGGGCGGCCCCTTTGAGGGGTTCTTCGGGGGCGACTCGATGTTTCTGGGGGAGGTGCAGTATGACCACCATCTCTGGGACGGTTTTGGAAAGCTGGGCCTGGCGTTTAATGCCGGATATGGCTCGGTGAGCGGGCGGGTGCGTATGCCCGATGGCTCGGAAGTGGAGCTGGCCGATGAGGCGCGTTTTCGGGTCATTCCGCTGCGTGCCGGGCTTGTGTACCGCTACGATTACAGCGCGCTGCACCACAACATCCCGCTGGTGCCCAAGCTCAAGGCCGGGCTCGACTACCACCTCTGGCGCGTGGTCGGGGCCGATGGCGAGACCGCGGGCACCGATGCGCAACGCGCCTCGGGAGGTAAGTTCGGCTGGCACGTGACCGCCGGATTGAACTTCCATCTGGATTTCATCGATAAGGGCAGCGCCGCGGCCTTCGATATGAGCTGGGGTATCAACAACTCGTACCTCTTTGCCGAATACACCTGGGCCAACGTCGACAACTTCGGCGGCGAGGGCATCGACTTGAGCGCGCGTCATTTCGCGTTCGGGCTGGCGTTTGAGTACTGA
- the truA gene encoding tRNA pseudouridine(38-40) synthase TruA has translation MVRIRLHIAYRGTAYHGWQIQPEDRTVEGELTRAVKTVLGTDGPVKVQGASRTDAGVHALGQVAHFDHESPRRLWDFVRALNALTDEDICVTRAELAGEGFHARHSARGKIYRYRIWNHRFDHPFSGDRVWQMGSRLDLGRMRQAAGKMVGTHDFGGFRTAGCDSPTTVREMRRIEVIEAGPSMLEVEVEGTAFLKHMVRIMVGTLVDIGTGRMPLERLDEVFETGDRRQAGQTAPACGLTLERVFYPDYPWEEPQPELGGAYLSEVGEG, from the coding sequence ATGGTGCGAATAAGGCTGCATATTGCGTATCGGGGGACGGCGTACCACGGCTGGCAGATTCAGCCCGAGGACCGCACGGTGGAGGGGGAGCTGACCCGGGCGGTGAAGACGGTGCTGGGCACCGACGGGCCGGTGAAGGTGCAGGGCGCAAGCCGTACCGACGCCGGGGTGCACGCCCTGGGGCAGGTGGCGCATTTTGATCACGAGAGCCCGCGGCGGCTGTGGGATTTTGTGCGCGCGCTCAACGCGCTGACCGACGAGGATATTTGCGTGACCCGCGCCGAGCTTGCCGGCGAGGGGTTTCATGCACGGCATTCGGCCCGCGGCAAGATCTACCGCTACCGGATCTGGAACCACCGTTTTGATCACCCCTTTTCAGGGGACCGGGTCTGGCAGATGGGAAGCCGCCTGGATCTGGGACGGATGCGTCAGGCTGCCGGAAAGATGGTGGGTACCCATGACTTCGGGGGCTTTCGTACTGCGGGCTGCGACAGCCCGACGACGGTGCGGGAGATGCGCCGCATTGAGGTGATTGAGGCGGGCCCCTCGATGCTGGAGGTGGAGGTGGAGGGCACGGCCTTTCTCAAGCATATGGTGCGCATCATGGTGGGCACGCTGGTGGATATCGGCACCGGGCGCATGCCGCTGGAGCGGCTCGATGAGGTTTTTGAGACTGGCGATCGCCGGCAGGCCGGCCAGACGGCGCCGGCCTGCGGGTTGACTCTGGAGCGGGTGTTCTACCCGGATTATCCCTGGGAGGAGCCGCAGCCGGAGCTCGGTGGTGCTTACCTCTCGGAGGTGGGTGAGGGCTGA
- a CDS encoding peptidylprolyl isomerase, producing the protein MRASSTRRRHPLGPRYTLPSLALALTMGLAACDSAEKSAPENTSATQEAPAENNAERPDPTTEVIRGEGVTLTLGEVEKAVDRLRIFAPRNDDGSFAEPDERWFRTPQAQSSLVNNLLHFEVMRLAAEEWDLSIAPEDRLKLVREQEQLSPFLPLFEESAESATLRQHLNEAGLSEDDVRHLVDDMVYGEKVHQQLVERFDDDALWAIYEAANDTATLVVVRGTNTPTSREIDEAVVAMADDIEAYYRDNPQRYMRPETARLTVLRPKGGDKPEAVREAALRLKAGEDAEAIAAGLGLELRPEAFLIKPENPAIFEEDAEDIGFEMSGPRGQYAYKVLERMPPEPLELNRPLRREIASHLMRTRGVVDSARRRLEPALGIMEKFPTDKALSDAQIETMVTELENAGFEAVRSEPFSLRGQGIVPGVGLAEEVVAATASLTLKSPTVDAPVKSRDDVYVFRMVDRSSADRADFEAEREAFRESFMARNARRFSQEFVHKTREDRNITVDLEPVRQRYPLMSKEEQAAFMAEQNAAPQPADAPSNEPAPQDGSEATAQPSPTSER; encoded by the coding sequence ATGCGCGCAAGCTCCACGCGACGACGACATCCCCTCGGCCCCCGCTACACCCTGCCCTCGCTGGCCCTTGCGCTGACGATGGGGCTGGCCGCCTGCGACAGCGCCGAGAAGAGCGCCCCGGAGAACACCTCCGCCACCCAAGAAGCCCCCGCAGAGAACAACGCGGAGCGCCCCGACCCCACCACCGAGGTCATCCGCGGCGAAGGCGTCACGCTGACCCTGGGCGAGGTGGAGAAGGCTGTGGATCGCTTGCGCATCTTCGCCCCGCGAAACGATGACGGCTCCTTTGCCGAGCCCGACGAACGCTGGTTTCGCACCCCCCAGGCCCAGTCCAGCCTGGTCAACAACCTGCTTCACTTTGAAGTGATGCGCCTGGCCGCCGAAGAGTGGGACTTAAGCATCGCTCCCGAAGACCGGCTCAAACTGGTGCGCGAACAGGAGCAGCTCTCACCCTTTTTGCCCCTCTTCGAGGAGAGCGCGGAGAGCGCCACGCTGCGCCAACACCTCAACGAGGCTGGCTTAAGCGAAGACGACGTGCGCCACCTTGTCGACGACATGGTCTACGGCGAAAAGGTCCATCAGCAGCTGGTAGAACGCTTCGATGACGACGCCCTCTGGGCCATCTATGAAGCCGCCAACGACACCGCCACGCTGGTGGTCGTCCGAGGCACCAACACCCCCACCAGCCGCGAGATCGATGAAGCCGTGGTGGCGATGGCCGACGACATCGAGGCCTACTACCGCGACAACCCCCAGCGCTATATGCGCCCGGAGACCGCGCGCCTGACCGTGCTCCGACCCAAAGGAGGCGACAAGCCCGAGGCTGTGCGGGAGGCCGCCCTTCGCCTCAAGGCCGGCGAAGACGCCGAAGCCATCGCCGCCGGCCTGGGCCTGGAGCTGCGCCCGGAAGCCTTCCTCATCAAACCCGAAAACCCGGCCATCTTTGAGGAGGATGCTGAAGACATCGGCTTTGAGATGAGCGGCCCTCGCGGCCAGTACGCCTACAAGGTGCTTGAGCGCATGCCCCCCGAACCTCTGGAGTTGAACCGACCGCTGCGCCGCGAAATCGCCTCCCATCTGATGCGCACCCGCGGCGTGGTCGACTCGGCGCGCCGCCGCCTGGAGCCCGCCCTGGGCATCATGGAGAAGTTCCCCACCGACAAGGCGTTAAGCGACGCCCAGATCGAAACGATGGTCACCGAGCTGGAAAACGCCGGCTTTGAAGCGGTGCGCTCCGAGCCCTTCTCCCTCCGTGGCCAGGGCATTGTGCCCGGCGTCGGCCTGGCCGAAGAGGTCGTTGCGGCCACAGCCTCCTTGACCCTCAAGAGTCCCACGGTCGATGCGCCGGTCAAATCCCGCGACGACGTCTACGTCTTCCGCATGGTCGATCGCAGCAGCGCCGATCGCGCCGACTTTGAGGCCGAACGCGAGGCCTTCCGCGAGAGCTTCATGGCGCGAAACGCCCGGCGCTTTAGCCAGGAGTTCGTCCACAAAACCCGCGAGGACCGCAACATCACCGTCGACCTTGAGCCGGTGCGTCAGCGTTACCCCCTGATGAGCAAAGAAGAACAGGCCGCGTTTATGGCCGAACAAAACGCCGCCCCACAACCGGCCGACGCTCCTTCCAACGAGCCTGCGCCTCAGGACGGAAGCGAAGCCACCGCTCAGCCCTCACCCACCTCCGAGAGGTAA
- a CDS encoding CarD family transcriptional regulator, giving the protein MTPFKVGDKAVYPAQGVAEVVGIDTKEIMGTSQTFYVLRVMDSDKRIMIPVNNVKNVGLRSVMTPSELEEVYDILRERDVDLNQQTWNRRYRAYLEKIQTGSPYEIAAVLRDLNLLKFHKALSFGERKMLDKARRLLVQEMAVAKDASEEAVMEELEHIFTA; this is encoded by the coding sequence GTGACCCCGTTTAAGGTTGGAGATAAGGCCGTCTACCCCGCACAGGGGGTGGCGGAGGTGGTGGGCATCGACACCAAAGAGATCATGGGCACGAGCCAGACCTTCTACGTGTTGCGCGTGATGGACTCGGACAAGCGCATCATGATTCCGGTCAACAACGTCAAGAACGTTGGGCTGCGCAGCGTCATGACTCCCTCGGAGCTCGAGGAGGTCTATGACATTTTGCGTGAGCGTGACGTGGACTTGAACCAGCAGACCTGGAACCGGCGCTACCGCGCCTACCTGGAGAAGATCCAGACGGGCAGCCCCTACGAGATCGCCGCGGTGCTGCGTGACCTCAACCTGCTCAAGTTCCACAAAGCGTTGAGCTTCGGCGAGCGTAAGATGCTCGATAAGGCGCGCCGCTTGCTGGTGCAGGAGATGGCCGTGGCCAAAGACGCCTCCGAGGAGGCGGTGATGGAAGAGCTCGAGCACATCTTCACGGCCTGA